In a single window of the Myxococcales bacterium genome:
- a CDS encoding protein kinase, producing the protein MPACPSCDAEVLDIDVKCAACGANLTPTGAHRLVGTTVLGQYQIVDVLGQGGMSVVYKGKHALTEQDVALKVLPPELAAYSQVKSRFLEEAKALAQLDHPNIVHLYNFGQENGS; encoded by the coding sequence ATGCCAGCCTGTCCGAGCTGCGATGCCGAGGTCCTCGACATCGACGTCAAGTGCGCTGCGTGCGGCGCCAACCTGACGCCGACCGGGGCCCACCGCCTGGTGGGGACCACGGTGCTCGGCCAGTACCAGATCGTCGACGTGCTGGGGCAGGGCGGCATGAGCGTCGTCTACAAGGGCAAGCACGCGCTGACCGAGCAGGACGTGGCGCTCAAGGTGCTGCCGCCCGAGCTGGCCGCGTACAGCCAGGTCAAGTCGCGGTTCCTCGAGGAGGCCAAGGCCCTGGCCCAGCTCGACCACCCCAACATCGTCCACCTGTACAACTTCGGCCAGGAGAACGGCAGCTT